ATGGGCTGGACACCCTGACTGTCGCCCCGGAGCCGCAGGCCATGCTCCGCCTCATGCTGATCGTCACCTTCCTCGGCGTGCTGGGCTGGGCGTTCAACGCCTTCCGCCGCTGGCTGAGCGCCGCCGCCATCGGCAACGTCACCCTTCAACTGCGCGAACATGCCTTCGACGCCGTCATGAAGCGTGACCTCTCGTTCTATGACCAGTTCCCCAGCGGCAAGATCGTCAGCCGTGTCACCAGCGACACCAACCAGTTCAGCCAGCCCGTCGGCCTCGTTACCGACCTGATGAGCCAGTTCCTGCTCTGCGTGTTCCTGATCATCTATCTGTTCAGCGTCAACTCCACGCTCGCCTGGATCACTATGGCGCTCGCGCCGTTCATCGTCGCCACCGCCCTCGGCTTCCGCCGTATCGCCCGCTGGACCATCACCCAGAGCCGCCGCATCAACGCCGAAGTCTCCTCGCACATCCAGGAGACCGTCAGCGGCATCCGTATCGCCAAGACCTTCCGCCAGGAACAGGCCATCTACGACGACTTCCTCGACGTCAACGCCCGTAGCTATCGCATCAACCTGCGCACCGGCTATACCTTCAGCAGCATCTTCCCGATCCTCAACATGCTCTCCGGTATCGGCACCGCTGCCCTGGTGTATTTCGGTGGCCGGATCGCCATCGACACACCCGAAGTGCTGTCTCCCGGCCAGTGGTACCTCTTTATTCAAGGGTTGGCGCTTTTCTGGTTTCCTTTGACCAGCATCGCCTCATTCTGGAGTCAGTTCCAGTTGGGTCTCGCCGCTGGTGAGCGCGTCTTCGCGTTAATTGACGCCGAGCCGCGCGTCGTCCAGACCGACAACCGCCCCGTCGGCACTGTCCACGGGGAGATCTCCTACCAGAACGTCGACTTCAGCTACACCGACGGCCAGCCCGTCCTTACCGGCTTCAGCCTCAACATCCCCGCCGGACAAACTCTCGCGCTCGTCGGTCACACCGGCTCCGGCAAGTCCTCCATCGGCAAGCTGGTCGCCCGCTTCTATGAGTTCCAGTCCGGCCTGATCAGCATTGACGGCCAGGACATTCGCACCCTCGACCTGTCCGGTTACCGCTCCCAGCTAGGCATCGTGACCCAGACGCCCTTCCTCTTTGACGGCACCGTGCGCGAGAACATCCGTTACGGCAACGCCAGCGCCACCGATGCCGAGGTCGAGGCCGCCGCCCTCAAAGTCGCCAGTGGGGACTGGCTCAATGTCCTCGCCCAGGGTCTCGACACGCCGGTCGGTGAGCGCGGCGCGGCGCTCTCCATGGGCCAGCGCCAGCTTGTCTGTCTCGCGCGCGTCCTGCTCCAGAACCCGTCAATCTTCATCCTCGATGAAGCCACCGCCAGCGTCGACCCGTTGACCGAGGCGCTCATCCAGGAAGGCCTCGAAGCCGTTATGGAAGGCCGTACCAGCATCGTCATCGCCCACCGCCTCAGCACCATCCGCGAAGCCGACCGCATCATCGTCCTTAAACTGGGTGAGATCATCGAGGAAGGCACTCACGAGACCCTGCTCGCGGCAGGCGGCCACTATGCCGAGCTCTACAACACCTACTTCCGCCACCAGTCGCTGGAGTACATCGAGCAGGCCAAGAATCTCGTCGCCTAACGGTCCAGGCGCTTTCTTCTGGACTTCCGCTCCGATAGGAGTTGACTTCCTGCGCCACTTAGTGCGGATTGAACCGGCGAGCCGGTTCAATCCGCAAGTGTGGGAGCCACGAGGGGGTGAACCCTCG
The nucleotide sequence above comes from Candidatus Flexicrinis proximus. Encoded proteins:
- a CDS encoding ABC transporter ATP-binding protein — its product is MGFIMDGLDAEAYDRKYSDYDLVRRIVAYFKPEGMRIAVVVAAILATSLVSTALPVVISDGLDTLTVAPEPQAMLRLMLIVTFLGVLGWAFNAFRRWLSAAAIGNVTLQLREHAFDAVMKRDLSFYDQFPSGKIVSRVTSDTNQFSQPVGLVTDLMSQFLLCVFLIIYLFSVNSTLAWITMALAPFIVATALGFRRIARWTITQSRRINAEVSSHIQETVSGIRIAKTFRQEQAIYDDFLDVNARSYRINLRTGYTFSSIFPILNMLSGIGTAALVYFGGRIAIDTPEVLSPGQWYLFIQGLALFWFPLTSIASFWSQFQLGLAAGERVFALIDAEPRVVQTDNRPVGTVHGEISYQNVDFSYTDGQPVLTGFSLNIPAGQTLALVGHTGSGKSSIGKLVARFYEFQSGLISIDGQDIRTLDLSGYRSQLGIVTQTPFLFDGTVRENIRYGNASATDAEVEAAALKVASGDWLNVLAQGLDTPVGERGAALSMGQRQLVCLARVLLQNPSIFILDEATASVDPLTEALIQEGLEAVMEGRTSIVIAHRLSTIREADRIIVLKLGEIIEEGTHETLLAAGGHYAELYNTYFRHQSLEYIEQAKNLVA